GTGCCTACCGAATTATTGAATCCAAGAAATTCCTGGGCCGACAAAGATTCCTATGATCAAAAGGCCAATCACCTTGCCGAGGCTTTTGTGAAAAATTTTGCTCAATATGCCAGCAACGCCAATGAAGAAATTCTAAGCGCTGCCCCTAAAGTTAGAGCAACCGCTTAAGGTATTGTCTTTATATAACCCGGATTAGGAAAAACCTAATCCGGGTTTTTTTATGCCTGTTTCATGATAAACGGAATAGGAGGGTAGGGCTATCTCCATCAACCAAGAATATTAGTTCTGTTTAATTATACTGAACTTTTTTATTGAAAATTAGACTTAAGTTTACTATTGATAATGACCTGGTGAAGGAGGTCGGGTATTTTATTAAACTAAAACGCAATTATATGGTAAACGTATACTCAGGAAAAATCAAGTTAGTATTATTAATTCTCTTGTTAATTGTGGGTTTTAGCTTGTTTATGGTACGTTCAATTTACACCAGTCAAAAGGGAATTGATCATGAACAATCTGTGATGTTGGTCGAAAAAATCGAACTAATGGTCTGATATTATTGGTTTTCTGAACTTTTGTACGTTAAGGTGTTTATAGGCATGTTTTGCTATGTCCATCTTATATTTCGTATAGAATTCACTAGTAATTTTTGGAAATAAGTTCTCTGTTATGGCCTGGTTTGGGATTTACCTTGCCAAGCAAGTGGAAAATATTGGTAAATGTGATTCAGCCTTGGGTTTGCACCTCGGGTAGGGATAGAGGCAAGTAGCCCACAGGAACCTGAAGCGGTAGCGGAGGGTGACGAGGACTACAGCCGATAGCCCGACCTGAGCCCTTGCTACACTTGAACAGAGGATATAATTTATGGCGAAGGGACCCGCCTAATTTTTTAAAAAATAGACTTATTTCTTACTTACCAGGAAAACACCTGTGAAAATAAATAGGGCAGCAATTCCTTTTTGAATGGTTGGGGTATCTTGTCCGGCCAACATAGCAAAAAAGGAAGCGAGCAAAGGTTGAAGGTAGATGTAAATGCCTACAACAGAAGCACTTAAATGAGCAAGTGCCAGGGTATTAAGCAGGTAGGCAAAATAGGTAGTTCCAATAACGACAAAAACTGTTGCCCAAAGGATAGAAGATGGCATTTCTGACCAAGGAATAGCAGAAAATTGCCTGAAACCGAACGGAATAACATACAAGGTGCCAAAAAGAAATACCCAACGCATAACTGTTATAGGGTGGTACGCCTGCATTTTGGGTTTAATCATGACGATGTAAATGGCATAAGAGGTGGCATTGGCTAAAATCATTAAATCACCGGCCATGGTATCGGAGCCGAAAGAAAAATCAGATTTAAGCAGGAGAAGAGATAAGGCACCAATAAGGCCAAGAACAATACCAAGGACTTTTAAACCGGTTATTCGTTCGCCTCGTATTACAGAGGCCATGATAAGGACTAAAACCGGAGTAGCCACCATGATGATTCCACCATTAATAGGACTGGTTCGATTGAGTCCTTCGAAAAACAATAGTTGATTAACTGCTATTCCAAAAATGGCTGCAATGGCAAAGAAACCAATGTCCTTGCGCTCCACTT
The DNA window shown above is from Bacteroidia bacterium and carries:
- a CDS encoding DMT family transporter, whose protein sequence is MQKHLLKAHFFLLAANIIYGINFSVAKLVMPQYIQPSGFILLRCLGAVTLFWITGLFIPDKKVERKDIGFFAIAAIFGIAVNQLLFFEGLNRTSPINGGIIMVATPVLVLIMASVIRGERITGLKVLGIVLGLIGALSLLLLKSDFSFGSDTMAGDLMILANATSYAIYIVMIKPKMQAYHPITVMRWVFLFGTLYVIPFGFRQFSAIPWSEMPSSILWATVFVVIGTTYFAYLLNTLALAHLSASVVGIYIYLQPLLASFFAMLAGQDTPTIQKGIAALFIFTGVFLVSKK